One region of Candidatus Aenigmatarchaeota archaeon genomic DNA includes:
- a CDS encoding helix-turn-helix domain-containing protein, whose protein sequence is MKNHQKETIFEVLRRHPEGLTLQKIAEMTKMSRITATKYVHELIGEGKVYQRQVGVAKLCYPTERFIISVKEDEIIKKIKKKLS, encoded by the coding sequence ATGAAAAACCATCAAAAAGAAACGATATTTGAGGTTTTAAGAAGGCACCCTGAAGGTTTAACTCTTCAGAAGATAGCTGAAATGACCAAGATGAGTAGGATTACAGCAACCAAGTATGTCCATGAACTAATAGGAGAAGGAAAGGTTTATCAAAGACAAGTAGGTGTCGCCAAACTATGCTACCCGACAGAAAGATTTATCATATCCGTTAAAGAAGATGAGATAATAAAGAAAATAAAGAAAAAACTTTCTTAA
- a CDS encoding PqqD family protein, whose translation MNDDLISKKPLKSGNLKVIDHVGVLYGTVDNQKLWEIDKVAWEILKMCDGSKTVDQIIWTMSKRFEVDMEEVKPIVLAIVNELVKINFVELKN comes from the coding sequence ATGAACGATGATTTAATTTCTAAAAAACCCTTAAAATCTGGGAATTTAAAAGTAATAGATCACGTCGGTGTTTTATATGGGACAGTTGACAACCAGAAATTATGGGAAATAGATAAGGTTGCCTGGGAAATACTGAAAATGTGCGATGGATCAAAGACTGTTGACCAAATAATATGGACAATGTCAAAGAGGTTTGAAGTAGATATGGAAGAGGTAAAACCAATAGTACTGGCAATAGTTAACGAGTTGGTTAAAATAAACTTTGTTGAGTTAAAAAATTAA